The sequence TTTTCTTTCttcccatccatttttttttctaccacAGTATGTAATGCTGGGATTGGATTGATGGGGCCCCTGGAATGTCACACTTATGACACAATGAAGAAGATATTTGATGTCAACCTCTTTGGTACAATCAGCACCATCCAAGCCTTTCTCCCTGGGATGAAGCAGAGGAGATCAGGACGGATCATTATTTCCAGCAGTGTGGGTGGTCTGCAAGGTACCGAAAATCATCCCAAATGATGCCCCAACACTGGTAACTTGTTGAGAAATCTAATATGATGTACCCAGAATACCCACATGGCTCCCTAACGTTTTATAGGTGTCCCATTCAATGATGTCTACTGTGCCAGTAAATTTGCAGTGGAGGGATTCTGTGAGAGCATGGCCATCGTTCTGCAGCATTTTAATATACAGTAAGTATCACAAGTATTTATATATAGgtcatatataatactgctacagtCTATATTATGGTCACAACCCATAGAATGTCATCTTATGAGTCTACTGCACCAAAATGAGGTTTATTGCCCCAAGACCTGTTCTACAAAACCTAAACTCCATGAATCAAGATGGGGTGATCAAGTTTAAGTTTTTAACATTTAACTCTTACATATTTTCTCTCTATCGTCTCTGAAGTGTTAGCCTCATCGAGTGTGGACCTGTCAATACCAATTTTATAAACAACCTACATGCAAGTGACCCCAGTGACAGTCAACTACAGAGCGTGGACAGCGACACCCGCTCTTTGTATGCCCAGTATCTGCAACACTGTCAGACAATTTTCCAAGATGTTGCTCAGGACACAGATGAGATTCTTCAGGTTGGTTTTCCTGACCTTCTGATATTAATTGTGCATACAGCATCCAAAAAATACCCTATTTTTGTTCCATAAGAGCATCACCCTTGTTATAGGCTGTATTCACAATGATAATGTAATCATATTCTAGTTCTACTTAGCTACAACTTTGGACCCTTAAAGTTTTTGACCTCTAGGAACCCCAATTATTCTAAATGTATGGATATAATTTTGGTTTAGCGTCTTCCCTCCTTCCGTCCTACAGCAAGATCCCAAATCCCCATCAGATAATGTAAAACAATAAATTCTAAAACGATATGTTATCTGGCCTAATCATTTAGTCTGACTTAGTTTTACCTACAGCCTTTTTATGCGGCTGTAAAGTATCATCTTGCTTTATCAGGGTAACTGGGACCTCATAAATTTTTCCACCAGTGACCAATTTAGTTTTTCAGGTAGACCAGACCCTTATTAGAAGAAATAAAATTGCAGTCTAGCCAAACTGCAAATTTGAGTCCTTTTATTGTAGTACAATTCGGGTATACAAAAACATTGTGACATGCATCCTTAGCCGACGCGTTTCAGACTTTGTACCCGTCCTTAATCAAAGCTAAAActaacaaacatttatacacatatttaACCCAACTCCACCCCCATGAACAGAGGTCATTTCTGGTTCCATAATGATATGCATGTGTACATAGTGTTTTATACAGTACAATATAGTTCTATgttatagtacagtgatggctaacctatggcactggtgccggaggtggcactcagagccctttctgtgggcactcaggccatcaccagagatgactccaggtatcttcctgcatatattccttatatattaTAGGTATTTGTGGAAGCGATTGAGGCCTCGGTTCCGTCACTTCGATACTTCACCACCCAGTTTTTCATGCCCCTGATAAAGTTGAAGTTACAATCTGCCAGTGGATCAGAGTATGTCCATGCCATGCACAAGTTTGTGTTTTCTGGATCAAAGCCAAAGGAGTAGCCACAATGAACCCTTTACATCCGCTCAGGGCATGCTTACAATAGCGTCAGCTGTTTCTCCTGCCTTCAGCCTATAAAAAGATGCGAAACTTTTTACTCATTTTGTCTGTTTAATATATTTACCACGTGTATTTTTAAAGCCAGTTTTGGAAAAGGCAATTTTGCTAATGCACAATAATGTTTAAAATATTTCTAGAGATGTTTCTTAATTTTTTACACCACTCAATTAATGTTGTACTACTGTAATATAATTTTGAAACAACATTAAAAAGTTGTCCAAATATTGGCCAACAGCAAGTTATGCCctcttttattttacaaatagTAGCGTAGTGTGTTATTATGTATGTTCAGTTCCAAGGAGTGACATCAGCCAGAAAATAGACCCAAATATATCAATAAATTTGGGCTTCTGCGTCAGTGACACAACATATTCTTCTCCACGGAACATATTTCCATAATATAGTTTGCAAGCAGAAATGTCACAAAACTTTTATTACAAAAAAGATTTGTGATCCTCCGTAAAAGAGATGTAAAAACTGGACACACGTGGTGTCTCATAAGAGCTCTTACAGAGGCATAACGCAAAATCTGTAACGGGGCCCTGACCTATCATGTGTAGGGGTAGAAGCCACACAACCTGCTATGGCGCCCACattaagaatggaggatgtgcactgttatatacatattgggggttatttactaagggcccgattcgcgttttcccgacgtgttacccgaatatttccgatttgcgcagattttccctgtattgccctgggattttgccgcacacgatcggattgtggcgcatcggtgccagcatgcatgcgacggaaatgggggggcgtggccgagcgaaaacccgacggatttggaaaaactgccgcatttataaaaaaaaaaaatgttgcgggactcgcgcttaccttcaccaggaataggattgtgaacttcagggcattccggcgggcctcggggaacttcaacgcagcagcacGACCTGGTgtacgttggaggaactgccttagtaaatcgccggaagacccgaatccacctcaaagaacgcgccgctggatcgcgaatgggccgggtaagtaaatctgccccattatgctgcacattgtattagtatatgatgtgtatattcttCATTTCTGTGTATTTGATgtttacatactgtatgtgtgtttattatgtatatatgctgtatgtaagagtgtatatatgtgtatatgagtacGTAAATGTGTATGCATGACTGAaaacatgcatgtatgtatgtctaaatttttataaatgtgtgtgatggtATACGCATGTGTGTGTACAAATctgtataacattttttatggGGTAGGGGGGTCCCATGCAGAAGTCTGCCATGGGGTCCAACCAGGGTCGACGTTAGGGGGCGGAAAACTGGCCTCCTGTCCTAAAGCCTGCATGTCGACAGAGGATTTATTGCTCCATTAATACCCCTTGTTTGaatgcctgggtgaagatgcttatcatctatctcctgtctatatacagtaCCTATCACCTATCTAAACCAAGAGAGAAAGATTCCACCACATATTAGTCACATGAAAGTTTAAAAGTCAAATTTACTGTAAGTACATCTTAAAACAAGCCATTTTACAATTAGACATATGCTCAGAGGACAATATCCCTGGCAAGAAACGGCATGGATTAAAGTCAAAATATACTGACATGTAACTTTCAAGTGAAAAGACATTCATTTAAATGCTGTataaacatggggggggggggaaccaaACAAATGTACAACATATTGCACTTTTATGGGTACTGTAGTCAATGCCAACATATACATAGGATGTATTAAATATCGTTAATTGGCACAGATGCCCTTACCCCTGGACAGGACCACATGCCGACCCCGAAGTACGTTTCAgccgtcaagccttcatctgggggtcacctatctgtttatctatctacaggcactccccgggttatgtacaagataggttccataggtttgttcttaagttgaatttgtatgcaaattgaaactgtatattttataattgtagttccagacaaaagaattttttgtcccagtgacaattggagtttctaaatgttttgcagtaatgggaccaaggattatcaataaagcttcgttacagacaccttacagctgttaCATCCAAAGAGcaccaccagaggtcatagtgggcagagatgtttgtctgtaactatgggcgtctgtaagtcgagtgtccttaagtaggggaccgcctgtatttcctataatttgtctatttcctatctatatatctatttcctatctatatatctgtatatctcACCATTTAGCTAGCTTTGGGTACAACTAACTGCAGCCAGTTGGACTGTAGGGATTGACAAACCAGACCTTAAATCTGGTACTTGACTTTTGTGCCTACAAGTTAGACTACTATTAAAAGAACGggaaatgtgggaaggccacagcatttattaacaggaaaataaattaaataacattataaattaaaacatttaacaacTTGCACCACGGCCCTCTTGGGTTCTTCTGAAACTTGGGAACCAACTTTGCCCAAAATGGCAGCTGTGGCccggcagccggcatgtgggcatcttccaatACCTTAGGGCCAGTGTAACTTACGCCTTTGCAGTGACATTATTGCAggaagacagaaggaaacagccagaaccgaAGAAAGAAGAAACTGAAAATAACCAAATAAGAGGGCAGGGttggagggtgacttctcgcctctttgctccaggggcagaaggaaagaggcccccccacgtgctctcgaacTTTATAAATCCCCCAGGcaggtccttacccgcccccaaagacCGCCTCTGGTGTCCTCACATGGGAGGGTTAAAAGGCCAAGCCCCAAAAACTACCATTAGGCTTTAAACCCACCCCATACAGTCCAACGTCCCTTCTCTAGTCGTTTCAGGGCTTATTATATTCGGCAGtaatacaaaataaagaaaacatcaTAATAAATCCTAAACCGCTCCGGGTCTAACTACacatagggcagtgattttcaaccagtgtccTGCGGcgcactagtgtgccgcgacacatggtcgggtgtgccgcagggaaagttccacaaactatggtgccccctgtgttttgtttcccgtgTACGATAACACTCTTGAGGAGAAGTTATCGTTCTATTTCTCTTCAGCCTTCACAGAATGCCTTGACTGGGTTAGGGACCCATACAGCTCAATATCCGTTGCTGGAAAGGACATGACTTTAAAGGAGCAAAAGGAACTCATTGAACTGAAGCAAGATCGCGGTTTAAAGCTAAAGTTTGCTGATCTTCCTTTGGACAGTTTTTGGTTATCTGTTGCCAAGGAGTTCCCCATTCTGGCCAACAAAGCTGTTTTGACATTGCTCCCATTTTCAACCACATATCTATGTGAGCTGGGCTTCTCAAGCTTGACTGCGATAaaaactaaaaacagggagaaactgagaactgttgaggaagagctttgtgtgtgtctttccaccattccttccaggatatcccttttgtgtttatcgaaacaggcccaggtttcacaatgagtaaaataaatttagaatctgtattattaactatatgtataatatgactgttttattgtcattttgtgctattttggttggtggtgtgccccaggattttctaagtataaaaagtgtgccgtggctcaaaaaaggttgaaaatcactgacatAGAGGTTTCCTACCTCACCAAATGAAGGACTACTGCCAGGCACCCCATAACTCACAGTATCAGTTCACTGCCACAACAGGCCTTTGGCATGGTCTGAATCTTTCCCAGGGTGGAGCCATTGAGGaaagtctgcaccaggtagttatgcaggacttccatTGGGATGCAAATTACTGAGGAGTAAACACATCCATCCAGCTTTTCATTAGGCAACATATTTTACCTTCACCCAAATCTACtgtagtggcagctaccctgccacacTTTACATCTATCAATCGATCATCTATTtcccttctactgtatctatttcgaaatactgtatctatataacatctactttatatttctgcatctataaatatagcatctatctatacatctgtatcatatttcttttttatcttctattatcaatctacctatcatctgtctatgtcCTATAACATCCTCCTACAATcctatattacagatacttacccactactgtgtgtaactataatttgttattattgtgcagggctaaaggagcctcttactgattgTGACTTTTCATAAAATTGTTTCATTTtttggccccactttgtctaaaacttgCCATGGGCCCAACCTCTcccagttacgcccctgaataaGACCCCTGCATCCAACAATGCCTCATTGGAACTGGAGTACACACCACCCTCAGTGTGCCGGACCTACGGCACATGCGCAATGAGGTtgaggtgtatattatattataatatcatAATATATTTGCGATATATTAAGTTGAACCTTTGTCAATATCCaacatgaggaataatgtaagATGATATCAGAGCCAGGATGACTCACCGATCCAATTATTTGTGATGGTCCAAGCTCGATGTGTAAATCTTGTTTCTATCACATACAAACAAGCTTTTTACTATTCATAGTGATATGTCCCAATCTGATTTCCCAACCTCTGTATACATTCACCAGTAGACTCATATGCggagacacacacagagcattACTGTGTCCTGCTGCCTGCGACACTGCTGGCTCTCATAGAAATTATGTATTATAATGGTCATCTGGTCACATTATGAAGGAGGAATAACAACTTCTGACAGTGACATTTATTATTCATATCTCCCCACAAAGACATATCACAAGGTTGGCTGGACACCAAATGTTTGGTAAATTCATATTTTTTACAGTTTGCATGATTCCGCATCATGTTGTGTAATATGTCAAATTTATTCTATTAAAAATGTTAATATGGGCAAACAAAAAGAATGGTCTCCGTTATCAGAGAACTTTGTTATATAATAGATGCATTGGACATATAAGATGAGTACAAGCTAAGTAACATTGCAGGGAGCTCATATTTTCTTTACAATAAATGGACTCATTATCATCTGACCAGTTTCTCTCCGGACCATTGTGTTTATCTGGACTTACACTGTTTCTGGATATTATTTGACTTGTAATCTTCATTTTCTTTCTCCGCTTCAGCTTCTATAAGTAAATCCAACAaactacagtcagtccccgggttacgtacaggataggttctgtagattcgttcttaagttgaatttgtatgtaagtttgaactgtatattttataattgtaaccccaggcagatttttttttggtctctgtgacaagtggattttaaaaatgttggattgtcatcagaaccaggattaacaataaaacttcattgcaggcacctttgataacctattacagtgcctacaagtagtattcaaccccctgtagATTtatcaggtttgataagaagcaaataagttagagccttcaaacttcaaacaagagcaggatttattaacagatgcataaatcttacaaaccaaaaagttatgttgctcagttaaattttaataaattttaaacataaaagtatgggtcaattattattcaacccctcaaaccaccagaattctgtttggttcccctaaagtattaagaagtagttcaggcacaaagaacaatgagcttcacatgtttggattaaggATCTGTTTTTCCagacttttctgactatttaagaccctccccaaacttgtgaacagcactcatacatggtcaacatgggaaagacaaaggagcattgcagggccattagagacaagatcgtggagggtcacaaggctggcaagaggtacaaaaccctttctaaggagttgggcctacctgtctccactgttgggagcatcatccggaagtggaaggcttatggaactactgttagccttccacggcctagacagcctttgaaagtttcctcccgtgccgaggccaggcttgtccgaagagtcaaggctaactcaaggacaacaaggaaggagctccgggaagatctcttggcagtggggacattggtttcagtcaataccataagtaacgtactccactgcAATGGTCttcgttccagacgagcacgtaaggtacctttactttcaaagcgtcatgtcaaggcttgtttacagtttgctcatgatcacttggaggactctgagacaaaCTGGTTCAaagttctctggtctgatgagaccaagatcgagatctttggtgccaaccacacacgtgacgtttggagactggatggcactgcatacgaccccaagaataccatccctacagtcaagcatggtggtggcagcataatgctgtggggctgcttctcagccaaggggcctggccatctggtctgcatccatgggaagatggatagcacggcctacttggagattttggccaagaacctccgctccaccatcaaggatcttaagatgcgtcgtcatttcatcttccaaaaagacaacgacccaaagcacacagccaagaaaaccaaggcctggttcaagagggaaaaaatcaaggtgttgcagtggcctagtcagtctccttcccttaacccaattgaaaacttgcggaaagagctcaagattaaagtccacatgagacacccaaagaacctagataacttggagaagatctgcatggaggagtgggccaagataactccagagacgtgtgccggcctgatcaggtcttataaaagacgataattagctgtaattgcaaacaagggttattccacaaaatattaaacctaggggttgaataataattgactcacacttttatgtttaaaatgtattaaaatataactaagcaacataactatTTGgtgtgtaagatttatgcatctgttaataaatcctgctcttgtttgaagtttgaaggctctaacttatttgcttcttatcaaacctgctaaatctgcagggggttgaatactacttgtaggcactgtattagcctagggctaaagaacagtaaattaccaacattcagaggtccgtttgtaactaggcgttgtccgtaagtcaggtgttcttaaagaggacctgtcaaccccCCAAAAGACCCTCACCAAAtatccccccataatcctcccccagccctattctagcaatgacatttttttttaaaatttaggttggcaaagttagttttaatcgatccgacctcttaccaaataccTCTTACCTCTTACTGTTATAGTTTCACTGGGGGAATAATTACAATGTTGTAAAGGTAGATATAGCCTTTAACCTTCTCAAACATCAACATATACATCTTAATACTTCTGGAGAATTTAGGGTtaacacccctttaagtgatacGATCAACAGGGATCACAAGTGATGTTAAACATACACATTTCATCATGGAGATAATGATCCAGTCCCAATTTTTTGTTCATTATTTCATTATAGTATTACGttgaggaaaagaaaaaaaattagcaaaaacaaTGACAAGATTGTTATCTCTGCAATGACGTCTTTGGCAGATAGAAGTGGGTATGAGTATGTTCCCAGGCATAATTGTACAGGGCTTCTGTTTTTAATTTAGAGAAGCCCTCTATATATCATACATCCTATATATAATAACAGTACACAgtgacatatactgtacatagctGTCATTCAGTTATAGTATCCCACATAACCTTACTTACCATTGGCTAACTCACATTTCAATGAGGCTACACATACTTTACAATACAAGAAATAATACTGTATTTCTtgagggcggcatggtggcttagtggttagcattacaacgctggggtcctgggttcaagtcccaaggtcaacatctgcaaagagtttgtatgttctctccatatttTGTGGGTTtcatccaggtcctccggtttcctcaaacaccccaaaacatacaggtaggttgattagattgttaacctcattggggacagggaccgatttggcatgtgacctatgtaaataaaggaattattattattacttaaaaTTAAATAACATTTGTCCTCCCTATTGACAAACCGTGGCTATGTGTCCAGAACCAGTTATTTGCAACACCACCGCCAatgcagccactccggtattctgggcccccgcTGCCTCCAAGCCCCAAAGAAAAGGCAAGGCCCCggagggggatgttgcatatttcAGTAGCAAAATATAcagatagggggttatttatcattaggctgcTCCTTGGGACAAtacatgttcttatggtctattttctgtctgagaTTTTTCTTTAAATAGTTTCAAAATGCTTAAAAatcccagcacatagaccagcaggggactggagtaactgtgagactttttatgagactttttgcaaaatccGGCTTTGCATTAGCAGTAGTTCGGTGTTTACGCCAAATTAATGAGGCGGCataaatagtcctgtgagactttttatcagtgaaaagtctcaaaaaaacctcaatgcgactgatttttatgccaaaaaggccaagaaaaccaatgataaataacccccatatacGTCATCCATTCCATCAGGCTTTACAATGTATTTGAATGACATATTAATTGAAATTGTTGCAGGTTTTG comes from Engystomops pustulosus chromosome 6, aEngPut4.maternal, whole genome shotgun sequence and encodes:
- the HSD17B1 gene encoding 17-beta-hydroxysteroid dehydrogenase type 1 gives rise to the protein MHHISQFPEKRKVDFIGLYPQITVQMEKRVVLITGCSSGIGLGLAVRLASDSQHRFKVYATMRDLSKKEYLLECVRDCHADTFEILQMDVTDQQSVLATTEKIKEERVDILVCNAGIGLMGPLECHTYDTMKKIFDVNLFGTISTIQAFLPGMKQRRSGRIIISSSVGGLQGVPFNDVYCASKFAVEGFCESMAIVLQHFNIHVSLIECGPVNTNFINNLHASDPSDSQLQSVDSDTRSLYAQYLQHCQTIFQDVAQDTDEILQVFVEAIEASVPSLRYFTTQFFMPLIKLKLQSASGSEYVHAMHKFVFSGSKPKE